The Mesorhizobium sp. B2-8-5 genome segment CGCGACGAAGCGCTCGTTCCTGACAGCGTCGGTCTCCTTCATGGCCGGATGGACTTTAAGGAAATCGAACAGCTTCCTGTAGCCGCCGCCATCTTGGTAATCGAGCAGGATAAGGAACTGCGGATTGCGCGAGGCGACCGTCTCCCAGTCGGTGTTGCCCCAGTTCGTCTCCATGTCGGCCATGATGTTCTCGCCGCCGGCGGCTGCGATCATGGCGTTGGGAATGGCGAACTTGCCGGCGGTGAAGGGCTTGTCCTCGCCGGAATCGTAGAGGAACACGCGCGTGCCCTTGCGGTCGCCGACCTTGGCGGTGATATCGGCAAGCTCGGCCTTCCAGCCGGCGACCAGCTTTTCGGCCTCCGTCTCCTTGCCGAAGATCTTGCCGAGCTTCTCGACATCGCCATAGAGCAAGTCCATCGAGGCGGCGGGCCGGTTCTTGTCGAGATGGACGCAGCTTTCGGTCAGCACCAGCGTCTTGATGCCGTGCGGGGCGAGCGTGTCGGGCGTGACCTCGCCGCCCGGTTTCATGCCGTAGTACCAGCCGGCGAAGAAGAAATCCGGCTGCACGGCGACGAGGCTTTCCAGCGTCGGATATTTTGGCGCCAGCTCCGGGATGGGGCCCTGCTCGGCCTTGAACTCGGGGCCGACCTTGTACCAGCCGGTGATGCCGGTAAGCCCGACGATCGACGGCTGCAGCTTCAGCGCGAAGGCCATCTCGGCCATGTTGAGGTCCTGGATGACGGCGCGTTTTGGCGGTGCATCGAAGGTGAGCGGCTTGCCGCAGCTGTCGACGGTGACCGGGAAGGCGAAGGCGGCCGAGGCGAGAAGCGAGAAGGCAAACGACAAAGCGAGGCGTTTCACGGGGTGGTGCTCCTTGTTTGGGTTGGGCAGGCTCAGGATGACGAGGAAGCGCGCGTGGGCAGCTCGAAGACGGTGAGCTCGCGGTCCTCGGTCGGGTGCCGCAGGCGCAGCACGTCGATGCCGAAAACCTCGCGGATATGCGGCTGCGCCAGCGCCTCGCGGGGCGGCGCCAGCGCGTGCAGCCGGGCGTTGCTCATCACCGCGACGTTGGTGGCGAAGGGCGCCACCAAGGCGAGATCGTGCAGCACGGCGACCACGGTCATGCTGAATTCGGCCACCAGTTCGAGCAGTTCTGCGCGGGCGCGCGGGTCAAGGTGGTTGGTCGGCTCGTCGAGGAACAGGATCTTCGGCTCTTGCGCGATGGCACGGGCGAGCTGTGCGCGCTGGCGCTCGCCGCCGGAGAGCGAGCCGATGCTGCGCGCGAGCAGTGGCAAGAGCCCCGTCCGGCGCAGTGCTTCGACGACGATGTCGCGGTCGTCGTGCCGGCGCCTCAGGCCGGCATGCGGGACGCGGCCAAGCTCGACATAGTCGATGAGCGCCAGCCGTGGATCCGGCTGGTCCGTCTGGCCGACGACGGCGATGCTGAGCGCCCGCTCGGCGGCGGTGATCCTATCCAGCCGGCGCCCGGCCAGGCGAACCTCGCCGTGGCTCGGCGACAACGCCCCGCACAACATTCGCAGCAGAGTCGTCTTGCCGGCGCCGTTCGGGCCGATAATGGCGAGGCGCTCACCCGCCGCCAGCGACAGGCTGACATCCTCGACCAGCGTCCGGCCGTTTGCCGTGGCGCCCAGATCGCGGGCTTCAAGCAGGGGCGCGCTCACCGGACTTGCTCCCTGGCCTTACCCGCGGCGGGGATGCGCGCCAGTATCTTGCCGGCGAGCCTTGCCGGGCGCTGGCCGGAATTGCACCAGCCGTCGGGCAGCGAGGCATAGAGCCTGGCAAATTCCACCAGCGCGCCGGCGTCGGTGCCCCTGTCGATGGAACCGAAGAGATAGGTGGCTTTGCCTTGCGCCTTGAAGGCCACGGTGAGCGGCCGCGCGCAACCCGCCATGCAGTCGATGGTCTCGACGGCAAAGGAAGGCGCCGGCTGCAAGGAAAGCCTGGAACGCAGGTCGGCGCACAAACCCTCGCCGGACCTCAGTCCGGTCACGGTATCGCGACACAGAGAACAGACGATGATGCGATGGCTCGAGCGTTTCACCGTTTCACGGAAACGGCGAACCGCTCTATCTCTTTGTTTTGACGCAATTCCAGACGGAAAACCGCTACACACTTTTCCTGGAATTGCTCTCGAGGCGTCCAACATTTCCGTCACTTTCCAAAATGGCGACGGAAGGATGCTGGACGAGCCGGCCGACAAGACCGGCGCCCGCGTCTCCTCCCGGCACACCCCGTCCGGTCAACTCATGTCGATGGCAGGTCTCCTGGCTCGCGGGTCGTTGCGCCATCCGCCTTCCCAGCCTTGCCGGCCAGTGGCGTTTCGGATGGAGCTCGCCGCTCACAGTTGCGGGGGCAGCCACGGGTTCAATCCAGACCGGATCTCACCGTGTTCCCTTTTCACCCCTCGCCTTGCGGCTCGGGGACCATGGCGCAGCCATCGTAGGTTGTCCGCGTGCGAGTCGCAACGGCTTCTGTCCGCCCATGGCGCGAAAGACATGGCGGGATCCTCGTGTCGGTGCCGCAAGTCGCTTGCTTCGTTTTGATATGTAATAACATTACCAAATAGAATACGCTGCCTTGGCTTGTCAACGTCATTCGACTTCGCTTGAAGCGCAATTTCGATCAAACTGGCCGCCGGTGCGGGGACTAGTGTCGCCCCGCCAGATGCGAGGAAACATGAACCCGACCGAGAAAGCGCTGTGGTTTGTCGAAAGCCATCTGCCGGACGCGATCAGCCTCGACGAAATAGCGGCAAGCAGCGGCGTGTCGCGCTTCCATGTGACGCGCGCCTTCGGCGCCGCCACGGGACGATCGGTCATGGGTTATATGCGAGCGCGCCGCTTGAGCGAAGCGGCGCGCAAGCTGGCCGGCGGCGCGCCCGATATTCTTTTGGTCGCGCTCGATGCCGGCTACGGCTCGCATGAGGCTTTCACGCGGGCCTTTCGCGAGGCGTTCGGCACCACGCCGGAATTGGTGCGCGCGCAAGGCTCGACCCAAAACCTCGACCTCGTGGAGCCCATTCTGATGGACAGTTCGCTTCTCACCACTCTCGAGCCGCCGCGCTTCGAGACCAGCCGCCCCTTCCTCATCGCCGGTCTCGGCGAGCGCTACAGCTGCGAGACCAGCGCCGGCATTCCAATGCAATGGCAGCGCTTCGCACCCTATATCGGCAACATTCCAGGCGAAGTGCCTGGCGTCTTCTACGGCGTGTGCACGAATGGCGACGATGCCGGCAATTTCGACTATGTCGTCGGGGTCGAGGTGACGGATTTCTCCGATCTGCCGAAGGATTTCTATCGCGTGCGGGTGCCGGCGCGGAAATACGCGGTGTTCTCGCATCGCGAGCACATCTCGGCCATCCGCCGGACCATCAACACGATCTGGAACAGCTGGCTGCCGCCATCCGGCCACGAAATCGCCGACGCGCCGGAATTCGAGCGCTATGGACCCGAATTCGACGCGCGCACCGGCAATGGCGGGTTGGAGATCTGGTTGCCGGTGAAGGGGTGAGCGCCTTCCCTTCACCTTGTGGGAGAAGGCAAAGAGCTAAAGTTCCAGATCCCACGTCTGCCCGACAAGGTCCTTGCCGAACGAATGGTGGCGTTCCTCGTCGACCA includes the following:
- a CDS encoding ABC transporter substrate-binding protein — protein: MKRLALSFAFSLLASAAFAFPVTVDSCGKPLTFDAPPKRAVIQDLNMAEMAFALKLQPSIVGLTGITGWYKVGPEFKAEQGPIPELAPKYPTLESLVAVQPDFFFAGWYYGMKPGGEVTPDTLAPHGIKTLVLTESCVHLDKNRPAASMDLLYGDVEKLGKIFGKETEAEKLVAGWKAELADITAKVGDRKGTRVFLYDSGEDKPFTAGKFAIPNAMIAAAGGENIMADMETNWGNTDWETVASRNPQFLILLDYQDGGGYRKLFDFLKVHPAMKETDAVRNERFVALRYAELTPGPANIEAIGKIARAMYPEAF
- a CDS encoding AraC family transcriptional regulator, which codes for MNPTEKALWFVESHLPDAISLDEIAASSGVSRFHVTRAFGAATGRSVMGYMRARRLSEAARKLAGGAPDILLVALDAGYGSHEAFTRAFREAFGTTPELVRAQGSTQNLDLVEPILMDSSLLTTLEPPRFETSRPFLIAGLGERYSCETSAGIPMQWQRFAPYIGNIPGEVPGVFYGVCTNGDDAGNFDYVVGVEVTDFSDLPKDFYRVRVPARKYAVFSHREHISAIRRTINTIWNSWLPPSGHEIADAPEFERYGPEFDARTGNGGLEIWLPVKG
- a CDS encoding DUF1636 family protein, with the translated sequence MTGLRSGEGLCADLRSRLSLQPAPSFAVETIDCMAGCARPLTVAFKAQGKATYLFGSIDRGTDAGALVEFARLYASLPDGWCNSGQRPARLAGKILARIPAAGKAREQVR
- a CDS encoding ABC transporter ATP-binding protein, which codes for MSAPLLEARDLGATANGRTLVEDVSLSLAAGERLAIIGPNGAGKTTLLRMLCGALSPSHGEVRLAGRRLDRITAAERALSIAVVGQTDQPDPRLALIDYVELGRVPHAGLRRRHDDRDIVVEALRRTGLLPLLARSIGSLSGGERQRAQLARAIAQEPKILFLDEPTNHLDPRARAELLELVAEFSMTVVAVLHDLALVAPFATNVAVMSNARLHALAPPREALAQPHIREVFGIDVLRLRHPTEDRELTVFELPTRASSSS